In Microbacterium cremeum, a genomic segment contains:
- the coaE gene encoding dephospho-CoA kinase, whose product MPLVALTGGIASGKSTIARRLAEHGAVVVDADQLVRDVQQPGSGVLAALADQFGADVLRSDGSLDRAALGARVFGDPAAIARLNAIVHPAVRAESARRFEAAFAADPEAVVVYDVPLLVEARVDDPWELVVVAHAPAEVRARRLVALRGLSEAEAAARIGSQAPDDARLAIADVVIDTAGTLEHTLRQVDELWERLPVHLRAARAR is encoded by the coding sequence ATGCCACTCGTCGCACTCACGGGCGGAATCGCCTCCGGAAAGTCAACGATCGCACGGCGTCTCGCCGAGCACGGCGCCGTCGTGGTCGACGCCGATCAGCTCGTGCGCGACGTGCAGCAGCCCGGGTCGGGCGTCCTCGCCGCCCTCGCCGACCAGTTCGGCGCAGATGTGCTGCGGTCCGATGGATCGCTCGATCGCGCCGCCCTCGGCGCGCGCGTCTTCGGCGATCCCGCGGCGATCGCACGCCTCAACGCCATCGTGCATCCCGCGGTCCGGGCGGAGTCGGCCCGCAGGTTCGAGGCCGCCTTCGCGGCCGATCCCGAGGCGGTCGTCGTCTACGACGTCCCGCTGCTCGTCGAGGCGCGGGTGGACGACCCGTGGGAGCTCGTCGTCGTGGCCCACGCGCCGGCGGAGGTGCGCGCGCGACGGCTCGTGGCGCTGCGCGGGCTGAGCGAGGCCGAGGCGGCGGCCCGCATCGGATCGCAGGCACCGGACGACGCGAGGCTCGCGATCGCCGACGTCGTGATCGACACCGCCGGCACACTCGAGCACACGCTGCGGCAGGTCGATGAGCTGTGGGAGCGACTGCCCGTGCACCTGCGGGCGGCGCGGGCGCGGTAG
- a CDS encoding response regulator transcription factor, whose protein sequence is MTDVQLPAQASPAPGGAAVQEARVAVVIEDEDDIRSLLSTVLAQAGFEVHGAANGADGVELVRAHRPVVTTLDVNMAGMDGFETAKRIRSISSTYIVMLTARTEEIDALQGLEAGADDYVAKPFRPRELRARIDAMLRRPREVAPARADTTAPSSASAAAWLDHHGLRLNPETRVVTVDGDEVVLTRSEFDILADLLSGGRRVRAKTDLAIMLRGDQSVADFVSDSDARAIEVHVANLRRKLGESPSEPRWIETVRGVGYRLTG, encoded by the coding sequence ATGACCGACGTCCAGCTGCCGGCGCAGGCATCGCCGGCTCCGGGGGGTGCAGCAGTGCAGGAAGCACGCGTAGCGGTCGTGATCGAGGATGAGGACGACATCCGGTCCCTGCTGTCGACCGTGCTGGCACAGGCCGGCTTCGAAGTCCACGGCGCCGCGAACGGCGCGGACGGTGTCGAGCTCGTGCGCGCCCACCGCCCCGTTGTCACGACTCTCGACGTCAACATGGCCGGCATGGACGGATTCGAGACCGCCAAGCGCATCCGCTCGATCAGCTCGACCTACATCGTGATGCTGACAGCGCGCACGGAGGAGATCGACGCGCTGCAGGGACTGGAGGCCGGCGCCGACGACTATGTCGCGAAGCCGTTCCGGCCCCGGGAGCTGCGCGCGCGGATCGATGCGATGCTGCGCCGCCCGCGGGAGGTCGCGCCCGCCCGCGCCGACACGACGGCGCCGTCGTCCGCGTCCGCGGCGGCGTGGCTCGATCATCACGGTCTGAGGCTCAACCCCGAGACTCGCGTCGTGACGGTGGACGGCGACGAGGTCGTGCTGACGCGCAGCGAGTTCGACATCCTCGCCGACCTGCTCTCCGGCGGACGACGCGTCCGGGCGAAGACCGACCTCGCGATAATGCTGCGCGGCGACCAGTCCGTCGCCGACTTCGTCAGCGACAGCGACGCACGCGCGATCGAGGTGCATGTCGCGAACCTCCGCCGCAAGCTCGGCGAGTCGCCGTCCGAGCCGAGATGGATCGAGACGGTGCGCGGGGTGGGCTATCGCTTGACGGGATGA
- a CDS encoding ATP-binding protein, whose product MTAATPREAHSRGPRLRAAARGHDIADRTRDRIATLNQLLLAGVVFVLAGMVMLTPFQGDSALFFFGVVLIVAVTGATLVVPWNSLRYGWVAIVPALDMAAITLMQLAAPDSRLGLLWIFPVMWLAGGFGMLGLAGVIVAIAGIVSVLTALTAEEVTYRTFILPLVLLAVATTAHLTTRRSDAQRMLLAKQSRLLRSILARTRRQEQVVTEVLDAVDFGVVRIDADGRIAVTNDAHARLQQGLEAHEAAELEVFRDDGATRVPPDELPLERARRGESFDDQVMWFGAEPGARRALTITARRLTDPDGADAGAVVVSRDVTAELDALRARDELVASVSHELRTPLTAILGYLDLAMEDPDTPDAVRANLDIAERNAERLLQIVADILAAGRSSASSLGTSLTPGPVEASEIVRAAATDAVTRAAVRAITIDTSGLEPAPVWADALRLRQVVDNLVSNAITYNKDGGTVHVGTTSDGSSSWILVRDTGIGISEADRSRLFHRYYKAGANRRAGTGLGLAITRDIVRAHGGEMGLHSSPGVGSTFIVKLPATRPEGRES is encoded by the coding sequence ATGACCGCCGCGACGCCGCGAGAAGCGCATTCGCGTGGCCCCCGCCTGCGCGCGGCGGCGCGCGGGCACGACATCGCCGACCGCACGCGCGACCGCATCGCGACGCTCAATCAGCTGCTGCTGGCCGGCGTGGTCTTCGTGCTCGCCGGGATGGTGATGCTCACGCCGTTCCAGGGCGACAGCGCGCTGTTCTTCTTCGGAGTGGTCCTGATCGTGGCGGTGACGGGTGCCACGCTGGTCGTACCGTGGAATTCGCTTCGCTACGGCTGGGTCGCGATCGTCCCGGCGCTCGACATGGCCGCGATCACCCTGATGCAGCTCGCCGCACCCGATTCCCGGCTCGGGCTGCTGTGGATCTTCCCGGTGATGTGGCTCGCCGGAGGGTTCGGCATGCTGGGCCTGGCCGGCGTGATCGTCGCGATCGCCGGGATCGTGAGCGTGCTGACGGCCCTGACAGCCGAAGAGGTGACGTACCGCACGTTCATTCTGCCCCTCGTGCTGCTGGCCGTGGCGACCACGGCGCACCTGACGACCCGCCGCTCGGACGCGCAGCGCATGCTGCTGGCGAAGCAGTCGCGGCTGCTGCGCAGCATCCTGGCGCGCACACGACGGCAGGAGCAGGTGGTCACCGAGGTGCTCGATGCGGTGGACTTCGGCGTCGTCCGCATCGACGCCGACGGCCGCATCGCCGTCACCAACGACGCCCACGCGCGCCTGCAGCAGGGGCTGGAAGCCCACGAGGCCGCGGAGCTGGAGGTGTTCCGCGACGACGGCGCGACACGGGTGCCCCCCGACGAGCTGCCGCTCGAACGGGCACGGCGGGGCGAGTCGTTCGACGACCAGGTGATGTGGTTCGGGGCGGAGCCCGGCGCGCGACGCGCGCTCACGATCACGGCGCGGCGTCTCACCGACCCGGACGGCGCGGACGCCGGCGCCGTCGTCGTCTCACGGGACGTCACCGCCGAGCTGGATGCGCTCCGCGCGCGGGACGAGCTGGTCGCCTCCGTCTCGCACGAGCTGCGCACCCCGCTCACCGCGATCCTCGGCTACCTCGATCTGGCCATGGAGGACCCCGACACGCCGGACGCCGTCCGAGCGAACCTCGACATCGCCGAGCGCAATGCCGAGCGGCTGCTGCAGATCGTCGCCGACATCCTGGCGGCGGGGCGGTCCTCGGCGTCGTCGCTGGGCACCTCGCTCACGCCGGGTCCTGTCGAGGCGAGCGAGATCGTCCGCGCGGCGGCGACGGATGCCGTCACCCGCGCCGCAGTACGCGCCATCACGATCGACACGTCGGGCCTGGAGCCCGCGCCGGTGTGGGCCGATGCGCTGCGGCTGCGGCAGGTCGTCGACAACCTGGTGTCGAACGCGATCACGTACAACAAGGACGGCGGCACCGTTCACGTCGGCACCACCTCCGACGGCTCCTCGAGCTGGATCCTCGTGCGCGACACCGGCATCGGCATCTCGGAGGCCGATCGATCCCGCCTGTTCCACCGCTACTACAAGGCGGGCGCAAACCGCAGGGCGGGCACGGGTCTCGGACTCGCGATCACGCGCGATATCGTGCGCGCCCACGGGGGCGAGATGGGCCTGCACAGCTCGCCCGGAGTGGGGTCGACCTTCATCGTCAAGTTGCCGGCGACCCGGCCGGAAGGACGCGAGTCATGA
- a CDS encoding GIY-YIG nuclease family protein → MPSNGSVRLCLAAGDGCRGAVPDDAPVSLCEGHLAAASDWADAEYGVTDVLPSPCRVCGSRLGVRYRSGWLCAACEWCHGDVPDAELPPPRVDVVYYVRFGERVKIGTSSNPRQRLAAIWHDELLAFERGGRALEQRRHAQFAVHRFPRTEWFRLSDDIARHVAAVAAGIDDPWALHTRWLSEAVAARG, encoded by the coding sequence GTGCCCTCGAACGGTTCCGTGCGACTCTGCCTGGCAGCCGGCGACGGGTGCCGCGGCGCCGTGCCGGACGACGCCCCGGTGTCGCTGTGCGAAGGGCATCTCGCCGCGGCGTCCGACTGGGCCGATGCCGAGTACGGCGTCACCGACGTGCTTCCGTCGCCGTGCCGGGTGTGCGGATCCCGCCTCGGAGTGCGCTACCGGTCGGGCTGGCTGTGCGCGGCGTGCGAATGGTGTCACGGCGACGTTCCCGACGCCGAGCTGCCGCCGCCGCGCGTCGACGTCGTCTACTACGTGCGGTTCGGCGAGAGGGTCAAGATCGGCACGAGCTCGAATCCGCGGCAGCGCCTCGCGGCGATCTGGCACGACGAGCTGCTCGCGTTCGAACGCGGCGGCCGCGCGCTCGAGCAGCGGCGGCACGCGCAGTTCGCCGTCCATCGATTCCCGCGCACCGAGTGGTTCCGGCTGAGCGACGACATCGCCCGGCACGTCGCCGCGGTGGCGGCCGGGATCGACGACCCGTGGGCGCTGCACACCCGGTGGCTGAGCGAGGCCGTCGCCGCGCGCGGGTGA